In Spirochaeta isovalerica, the genomic window GCATCAGATTTCATCCTCACTTATCAGAATTCCCGAAGCTTTGGCCATGGCCAGTACTCTCTGCGCTCTGTCGACAATGGGTTTGTCAACCATCTTTCCATCGAGGGAAATGACACCCGAGCCCTTTTCTTCCGCTTCGGCAATGGCTGCGATAACCCGGACGGCAAAATCAATCTCTTTCTGTTCGGGAGTGTAGATCCGATGTACAGGAGCAATCTGACGGGGGGATATGACCGATTTACCGTCAAATCCGAGTTGTTTAATCAACTTGACCTCTTCAATAAATCCCTCTTCGTTGTTGATATCGGAATAAACCGTATCGAGGGCATATATCCCGGCTGCTCTGGCCGCTGTAACAATGGCACTTCTGGCATAGAGTATCTCTGTTCCTTCGGGGGAACGCTTAGTTTTCATATTGGTTACGTAGTCTTCCGCCCCGAGGGCAATACCCACAAGCCGCCGGCTCGCAGTGGCAATCTGATAAGCGTTGATAACTCCCAGCGGTCCCTCTATGGCGGCCATCATTTTTATGGTGCCCGGTTCGACGCCGGCTGCTTTCTCTTCCCGCTCGATCAGTTTTTCCACTTCCAGAATATCATCGGCGGTTTCCGCTTTGGGTATCCGGATTATGTCCGGTCTGGCTCTGACCATCGCTTTGATATCATCTTCGCCGAACGGCGTATCGAGTCCGTTAATTCTGACGACTGTTTCTATCCCTTCGTAGTCCAGCGTTTTCAAGGCGTTGAAAATGAGAAGCCTGGCTGAATCCTTCTCGGTAAGGGATACCGAGTCCTCGAGATCGAACATTACTGAATCGGACCGGTAGATATGGGCGTCTTTGACCATTCCCGCATTATTACCGGGAACATAGAGCATGGTTCTGCGAAGCTTTTCCATCTATTTATCCTCCCAGCGGACATGCTGTATTCCCGCAGCGCGGTAGGCTGCCGATTCCAGCCGCGCCTTAATCGTACAGTCCAGCGCTCCCTTGTCGTTAACTTCGACCAGAGCGTCTTTCACATCCAGTTCGTCCATTTTTTCACTGATGACACGGCGGATCTGTTTGCCGAACTGTTTTTCCACGATGCTTTTCAGATCGATTTCAATGCCGCCTTCTGTATTTTCCGAAACGGTTATCATGACATCGCTGGATTCCAACGTACCGGCGATTCCTCTTTTCACAATTCTCATTTATGTAATCCTTTAATCCTTTTTATCACAGCTTGGGCTTCCGGGCTTTTCAGATATTGAAGAGTTGTCTGCGGGACGATTTCCGATATGGCATCAAAGTCATCTTCGGCTATAAGCTTCCGGACCCTGGAGGCGCTGATAACATCGTCATCCTGCTCTTTCCTTTTTACAACGATGAGCTCAATACCTGCAGGAGGCAGAATCTCCGCCATCAGTTCGTTGTAGTGGCTTGTTACGGGGCAGAGAGGTTCTTCTCCCACATAGCGGCGGTTGATCCCGAGAGCCGGGGCGATTCTGTCGCAAAAAAGCGCCAGATCCATTCTGCCGTGGGCATCGATAATTCTCTTCGAGTCCTTAAGGAAATAGGAGGGGAATGTCGCGGCTGAAATGATGTACTGCCCCGAATGATGGACTGTCACATTATCCAGATGAGAAGTCCCCTTCCGTACCAGATCGATTCTCACATCGGCCGGGAAAAGCGACCGGTTTTCATCGAGAAGAAAAATATGGACATGATCGTTTTCCGAAGCGGCTTTTTCAATCAGAAAGAGATGCCCCTTGGTAAAGGGGTTGCAATTCATGACGATGGAGGCAATTCTGTCTCCCGACACTTTTTTTTCCGAAAGATGATCCAGATATTTTTCCAGGCCGTTTTTCATATTTTCCATGAGAACGGCTTCGCCGTCGACCTTCGCTATCTGATGAAAGCCCAGATCGGAAAAAACCGGTTCGTTTTCCGGTTTGGTAAAGAGAAAAAGACTATCGATATTTTCGTGGTGGGCTTTCAGAAGCAGATAGGTGACTATTTTTCCGATATAACCTTCACCTTCATAATTTCTGTCGACAGCTATGCATTTAAGGACGGGGCCGGACATGGCTCCGGAAGCGATAATCCTATCATTTTCTTCCAGAACGATGGCATAGTCGATATCTTCATCCATCTCAAGGTCCCGGCTGTTCAGAAACTCAGTAAATGTTCCTACATCTTTTTTGCTTTTTAGAGAAATGCTTCTTAAATCCAGAATTCTCTCCTCAGCTTTAATATAAATGGAAGTATAAATCATAATTCGTAGATTTCAATTAAAAAAAGTACCGAAATCGTTTTCCGATTCTAAAATAAATCAGAGAGTGCCCTATGGCACTCTCTTCCAGTTTTCAGGCAGTCTGACCTTTTCCTGCTGCTCTTTTTTTCCTCATATCTCCGATAATGGGAAGAATGACCGAAAGGACAGTTATGATAATCAGGGCAATGGCCAGAGGAGAGCTCCAGAATATGCTGAGCGATCCATCTGAAATCTTGTAAGCCCTCCGGAAGGACTGTTCCATATTGTTGCCCACTATGATAGCCAGAATCATGGGAGTCGCCGGTATCTTGGCTTTGGACAGAAAATATCCCACAACACCGAAGATTATGAGCAGATAGAAGTCCATGACGCTATAGCTGATGGCATAGGTTCCCACGAAGGCCAGTCCCAGAACTATGGGGTAGAGAATTTTCGGTGGAACCGCCAGAACCCTCACAAGAAGTCCGGCCATGGGAATATTGACGAAGGCGAGAATGATGTTGCCGATGAACATACTGGCTATGAGTCCCCAGATGACAGTGGACTGCTGCTGGAAAAGCATGGGTCCCGGCTGGAGTCCGAGCATCAGCAGTGCGCCCATCATAACCGCAGTGGTTCCCGAACCGGGGATCCCCAGTGTCAGCATGGGAATCATGGCTCCGACCGATGCGGCGTTATTGGCGGCTTCCGGAGCAGCCACGCCTTCGATCGCCCCTTCGCCGAACTCTTCGGGATGTTTGGAAAGGCTCTTCTCATTGTTATAGGACATGAGAGCTGCCATTGTTCCGCCGGCACCGGGAAGGGCTCCGATAAAGAATCCCAGAGGTGAACTCCTCAGGATAGGCCATACACAGCGTTTCCACTCTTCCTTCGATATCCAGATACGGCCGAATTCCTTCTGAACCTTTTTCTTTCCTTCGGCGATATTCTGAAAGCTTTTGAA contains:
- the citC gene encoding [citrate (pro-3S)-lyase] ligase produces the protein MIYTSIYIKAEERILDLRSISLKSKKDVGTFTEFLNSRDLEMDEDIDYAIVLEENDRIIASGAMSGPVLKCIAVDRNYEGEGYIGKIVTYLLLKAHHENIDSLFLFTKPENEPVFSDLGFHQIAKVDGEAVLMENMKNGLEKYLDHLSEKKVSGDRIASIVMNCNPFTKGHLFLIEKAASENDHVHIFLLDENRSLFPADVRIDLVRKGTSHLDNVTVHHSGQYIISAATFPSYFLKDSKRIIDAHGRMDLALFCDRIAPALGINRRYVGEEPLCPVTSHYNELMAEILPPAGIELIVVKRKEQDDDVISASRVRKLIAEDDFDAISEIVPQTTLQYLKSPEAQAVIKRIKGLHK
- a CDS encoding tripartite tricarboxylate transporter permease; this encodes MDSLMYLLNGFSVAFAPMNIMWVTIGGILGTIIGMLPGLGPATGVAVLLPLTFTMGPEAALITMGGVYYGAMYGGSRASILINTPGDGAAVAATFDGYPMTLKGKAEAALAISAIASFIGGIFATLVMVAVAMPVARFALKFGPAEYFLLFLFALSATASMSKGDRVKGFLSMALGLMVATIGIDAQSGVKRFTFGILELQSGIDFLVIIIAVYALGEVFKSFQNIAEGKKKVQKEFGRIWISKEEWKRCVWPILRSSPLGFFIGALPGAGGTMAALMSYNNEKSLSKHPEEFGEGAIEGVAAPEAANNAASVGAMIPMLTLGIPGSGTTAVMMGALLMLGLQPGPMLFQQQSTVIWGLIASMFIGNIILAFVNIPMAGLLVRVLAVPPKILYPIVLGLAFVGTYAISYSVMDFYLLIIFGVVGYFLSKAKIPATPMILAIIVGNNMEQSFRRAYKISDGSLSIFWSSPLAIALIIITVLSVILPIIGDMRKKRAAGKGQTA
- the citD gene encoding citrate lyase acyl carrier protein, translated to MRIVKRGIAGTLESSDVMITVSENTEGGIEIDLKSIVEKQFGKQIRRVISEKMDELDVKDALVEVNDKGALDCTIKARLESAAYRAAGIQHVRWEDK
- the citE gene encoding citrate (pro-3S)-lyase subunit beta, yielding MEKLRRTMLYVPGNNAGMVKDAHIYRSDSVMFDLEDSVSLTEKDSARLLIFNALKTLDYEGIETVVRINGLDTPFGEDDIKAMVRARPDIIRIPKAETADDILEVEKLIEREEKAAGVEPGTIKMMAAIEGPLGVINAYQIATASRRLVGIALGAEDYVTNMKTKRSPEGTEILYARSAIVTAARAAGIYALDTVYSDINNEEGFIEEVKLIKQLGFDGKSVISPRQIAPVHRIYTPEQKEIDFAVRVIAAIAEAEEKGSGVISLDGKMVDKPIVDRAQRVLAMAKASGILISEDEI